The following coding sequences lie in one Trichoderma breve strain T069 chromosome 1, whole genome shotgun sequence genomic window:
- a CDS encoding amidase domain-containing protein, with the protein MSQPTWQDITARKRAERDAKIPSEWRLTESLPPGTRPIDFLPRCGILTEHDLAITNPARDATDLLAQLSTGKVTAEDVVRSFCKRAAVAQQLTNCLTEIMFSEAIERAKWLDSEFKKNGNKPVGPLHGLPISVKDQFYIKGYDSCIGITALCFKPAKSTSQAVQMLLKAGCVIIAKTTVPQTVLTADTDSIVFGRTVNPHNAEFGAGGSSGGEGALIAMGGSALGLGTDAAGSVRMPAAMCGVVGYKPSAYRIPVDGQRILGKGIMGTTSLGPPGVSGLLARSVRDARLAARAMAEAQPWNDSPFIYPHPWMQIPSPNKPRIGVWLTTDVVHLHPPVTRGLRLAHDRLKRAGYEVVELAPPPFEKASEIHFRMGEFMDVSHMRKLLESEPQTKIVQAMGNMTSQGTQPELTVEYLHELNFQIARIAMQMKRYWRHDGKPLDGILFVNAPHTAVPFDKYLWVAFTGIINVVDWTSIAIPLNEKADKNIDVAMPLEDCYNDLDLSIQKLYDPEKFHGLPLSVQLIGQRFEDEKLLALADEITPIITQRGQSKL; encoded by the coding sequence ATGTCTCAGCCAACTTGGCAGGACATCACCGCTCGCAAACGGGCTGAGCGAGATGCCAAAATCCCCTCTGAATGGCGTCTCACCGAGTCTCTTCCCCCTGGAACTAGACCCATCGACTTTCTTCCTCGATGTGGAATCCTCACCGAGCACGATCTGGCAATTACGAACCCCGCTCGCGATGCCACCGACTTGCTCGCTCAATTGTCTACTGGAAAAGTCAcagctgaagatgtcgtccGATCATTTTGCAAGCGTGCCGCCGTTGCGCAACAGCTGACCAACTGCTTGACGGAAATCATGTTTTCCGAAGCCATTGAAAGAGCCAAGTGGCTGGATTCCGAGTTCAAGAAGAACGGCAATAAGCCTGTCGGCCCTCTCCACGGTCTCCCCATTAGTGTCAAGGATCAATTCTACATCAAGGGATACGACAGCTGTATCGGCATCACAGCGCTGTGCTTCAAACCAGCCAAATCGACAAGCCAGGCAGTGCAGATGCTGCTCAAGGCGGGTTGTGTCATAATCGCCAAGACCACCGTTCCCCAGACTGTCCTCACCGCTGACACGGATTCAATTGTCTTTGGACGCACGGTGAATCCGCACAATGCCGAGTTTGGAGCGGGAGGTTCTTCGGGAGGCGAAGGCGCGCTGATTGCCATGGGCGGCTCTGCTCTAGGGCTGGGAACAGACGCCGCAGGAAGTGTACGGATGCCAGCAGCGATGTGCGGTGTTGTTGGTTACAAGCCGAGCGCATACAGAATTCCCGTCGATGGACAGAGAATCCTTGGCAAGGGTATCATGGGCACAACGTCTCTGGGGCCGCCGGGAGTCAGCGGGCTTCTGGCGAGGTCGGTCAGAGACGCGCGACTTGCCGCAAGAGCCATGGCAGAGGCACAGCCGTGGAACGACAGTCCGTTTATTTACCCTCACCCTTGGATGCAGATTCCTTCTCCCAACAAGCCTCGAATTGGCGTGTGGCTTACGACCGACGTGGTGCATCTTCATCCGCCCGTTACGCGAGGTCTACGTCTTGCTCACGATAGACTGAAAAGAGCTGGATACGAAGTTGTTGAGCTGGCCCCCCCGCCTTTCGAAAAGGCGAGTGAAATACACTTCAGGATGGGCGAGTTCATGGACGTGTCCCATATGCGCAAACTACTCGAGTCCGAACCACAAACCAAGATTGTCCAAGCGATGGGCAACATGACTTCCCAAGGAACACAACCAGAGCTCACCGTCGAGTATCTACACGAGCTAAATTTCCAGATAGCTCGGATAGCTATGCAGATGAAGCGGTACTGGCGACACGATGGCAAGCCGCTCGACGGCATCCTGTTTGTTAACGCACCACATACTGCTGTCCCGTTTGACAAATATCTCTGGGTTGCCTTTACCGGCATTATCAACGTTGTCGACTGGACAAGTATCGCGATACCACTCAACGAGAAGGCGGACAAGAATATAGACGTTGCGATGCCACTTGAAGATTGCTACAACGACCTAGATCTGTCCATTCAGAAGCTATATGACCCTGAGAAGTTTCATGGTTTGCCATTATCCGTTCAGTTAATTGGCCAAAGgtttgaagatgagaagctgcTAGCCCTAGCGGACGAGATTACCCCGATTATAACACAGAGAGGACAGTCCAAGTTATAA
- a CDS encoding short chain dehydrogenase domain-containing protein, with the protein MALLQNPSPAKTIHNTAYPAILASRPELSQHGRVIYVTGGSAGIGLAICHAFGEAQAATVILTGRRQGALNEAVETLSKKHPKTKFIGQVLDVSDRPATEKAWAQLDADGIVVDVLILNAAFVTYRQSKMIDLEFDEAWPSWVTNVGANMDLIDRFYHQKKRVAGRKLYLVNISTMAIHEFEFVKAFPAYCASKNAGTLLVQMYAQTISPDDMQILSFHPGGIYTDSVKKSGVPEEAVAWDDETLPGNYAVWAASDEAKFLHGRFTWAAWDVNELQSDEWKKRIEEKPTYLQVGVVGLS; encoded by the exons atggctctCCTCCAAAACCCTTCACCAGCAAAGACCATCCACAATACCGCGTACCCAGCCATTCTAGCCTCTCGTCCAGAGCTCTCCCAACATGGCCGCGTGATCTACGTCACCGGAGGCTCTGCGGGAATTGGTCTCGCCATCTGCCACGCTTTCGGTGAAGCTCAAGCTGCCACCGTTATTCTCACTGGTCGCCGCCAAGGTGCTCTAAACGAAGCTGTCGAAACTCTCTCGAAGAAGCACCCAAAGACCAAATTCATCGGCCAGGTCCTCGACGTTTCTGATCGCCCGGCAACGGAAAAAGCCTGGGCACAGCTCGATGCCGATGGGATTGTCGTCGATGTCTTGATTCTGAATGCTGCTTTCGTCACGTACAGGCAGTCTAAAATGATTGATCTGGAATTCGACGAAGCGTGGCCTAGCTGGGTGACCAACGTTGGAGCCAACATGGATCTCATTGACCGATTCTACCACCAGAAGAAGCGAGTCGCTGGTCGAAAGTTG TACCTCGTCAATATCTCAACCATGGCCATTCACGAGTTTGAGTTTGTAAAAGCCTTCCCTGCCTACTGCGCGTCCAAGAATGCGGGAACTCTGCTCGTGCAGATGTATGCTCAGACGATTTCTCCCGACGATATGCAAATTCTGAGCTTCCACCCCGGAGGAATTTACACGGATAGTGTAAAGAAAAGTGGCGTTCCGGAGGAGGCTGTGGCTTGGGATGATG AAACTCTTCCAGGCAATTACGCCGTTTGGGCCGCTTCTGATGAGGCTAAATTTCTTCATGGGCGCTTTACTTGGGCGGCGTGGGACGTAAATGAGCTGCAAAGTGAcgagtggaagaagaggattgAGGAGAAGCCAACGTACCTCCAGGTTGGAGTTGTTGGTCTTTCATAG